The following coding sequences are from one Microbacterium wangchenii window:
- a CDS encoding GntR family transcriptional regulator, with protein MSTPASYPVLDREADAPLWQQLARVLRQEIESGLLRADQALPSESELIDRYSVSRTVVREALAELVRAGLIYKVRARGSFVAPQRPDLKFIGSMAGSSDDLSTTGRNVTTRVLDFEVGPASPDDAQALRLPSGSQVVRLRRLRRVDGTPWLLVDTVLPYDRFPTLGRANLENRSLYEHLRRHFGVHPSGADRWISAVVPGEEDARLLELKPGQPVLAIESLAWDDDGVPFERYNALHRSDESRFHVGIR; from the coding sequence ATGTCCACACCCGCGTCGTACCCCGTCCTCGACCGCGAGGCGGATGCGCCGCTGTGGCAGCAACTGGCCAGGGTGCTGCGTCAGGAGATCGAATCCGGGCTGCTCCGCGCCGATCAGGCGCTCCCCTCCGAATCCGAGCTCATCGACCGCTACAGCGTCTCGCGGACCGTCGTGCGGGAGGCCCTGGCCGAACTGGTGCGCGCCGGCCTCATCTACAAGGTGCGTGCGCGCGGGTCTTTCGTGGCGCCCCAGCGGCCGGATCTGAAGTTCATCGGCTCGATGGCGGGTTCCTCCGACGATCTGTCCACGACCGGGCGCAACGTCACCACGCGCGTCCTCGATTTCGAGGTGGGCCCGGCCAGCCCCGACGACGCCCAGGCGCTCCGCCTCCCCTCCGGCTCCCAGGTCGTACGCCTGCGTCGCCTGCGCCGCGTGGACGGCACGCCCTGGCTTCTCGTGGACACGGTTCTCCCCTATGACCGCTTCCCGACCCTGGGCAGGGCGAACCTGGAGAACCGGTCCCTGTACGAGCATCTGCGCCGGCACTTCGGCGTCCACCCCAGCGGGGCGGACCGCTGGATCAGCGCCGTCGTACCGGGGGAAGAGGACGCCCGGTTGCTGGAGCTCAAGCCCGGCCAGCCCGTGCTGGCCATCGAGTCGCTGGCGTGGGACGACGACGGAGTGCCGTTCGAGCGCTACAACGCCCTGCACCGCAGCGACGAGTCGCGCTTCCACGTCGGCATCCGCTGA
- a CDS encoding LysR family transcriptional regulator ArgP: MSIPVDLARTLAVILDEGTLEAAARRLHVTPSAVSQRVRALEARLGRVVLVRTKPVRATEAGQAVVRLARQLDLLEHDALAGIGSDEAATAVVPLAVNADSLATWFLPPLARVAERHRVVFQLHRDDQDFTAGLLESGTVMGAITSREAPVAGCRVRAVGVLRYEAVASAEFARRWFPDGVDGDALAQAPVVDFDRRDDLQSRWLADQAPAGSPPRHLVPASHDFATAIRLGLGWGLLPPFQSEEHVRSGELVLLGGAPVDVPLFWQQWNLTSPLLDEIADEVVQEGARVLAAA, translated from the coding sequence ATGTCCATCCCCGTCGATCTGGCCCGCACGCTCGCGGTCATCCTCGATGAGGGCACCCTGGAGGCCGCCGCCCGGCGTCTGCACGTGACCCCCTCCGCCGTGAGTCAGCGAGTACGGGCGCTGGAGGCCCGGCTGGGGCGCGTCGTGCTCGTGCGCACCAAGCCGGTCCGCGCCACGGAGGCGGGACAGGCCGTCGTCCGCCTCGCCCGCCAGCTCGACCTCCTCGAGCACGACGCCCTGGCCGGCATCGGCTCCGATGAGGCCGCGACCGCCGTCGTGCCCCTCGCCGTCAACGCCGACTCCCTGGCGACGTGGTTCCTGCCGCCGCTGGCCCGGGTGGCGGAGCGTCACCGGGTGGTCTTCCAGCTCCACCGCGACGATCAGGACTTCACGGCGGGCCTGCTGGAATCGGGGACGGTGATGGGGGCGATCACCTCCCGGGAGGCGCCGGTGGCCGGATGTCGCGTGCGCGCGGTCGGCGTGCTGCGGTACGAGGCGGTCGCCAGCGCCGAGTTCGCGCGGCGCTGGTTCCCGGACGGCGTCGACGGCGACGCCCTCGCGCAGGCTCCGGTGGTGGACTTCGACCGCCGTGACGACCTGCAGTCGCGCTGGCTCGCCGATCAGGCGCCGGCCGGTTCGCCTCCGCGTCATCTCGTCCCCGCCTCGCACGACTTCGCCACGGCGATCCGGCTGGGCCTCGGGTGGGGGCTGCTTCCGCCGTTCCAGTCGGAGGAGCACGTGCGCTCGGGCGAGCTCGTCCTCCTGGGCGGCGCGCCCGTGGACGTCCCCCTGTTCTGGCAGCAGTGGAACCTCACCTCCCCGCTCCTCGACGAGATCGCCGACGAGGTCGTGCAGGAGGGCGCGCGGGTGCTGGCCGCCGCGTGA
- a CDS encoding LysE/ArgO family amino acid transporter, whose amino-acid sequence MLPSFLAGLGLGLTLIIAIGAQNLFVLRQGLRREHVFAVAAVCAASDAALIALGVSGLGLALTALPWLVEVIRWAGALFLLGYGLLAARRAIRPSGHALAPSPETEPAPGSAGRAGTAVRSRLAPVLLTCLALTWLNPHVYLDTVFFLGLVASGHGEARWVFAAGAMLGSILWFFGLAFGARYLSRWLATPRAWRILDAIIAVVMIALAVSLVLVP is encoded by the coding sequence GTGCTCCCCTCCTTCCTCGCGGGCCTCGGCCTCGGTCTGACCCTCATCATCGCCATCGGCGCGCAGAACCTCTTCGTGCTGCGGCAGGGGCTGCGCCGCGAGCACGTGTTCGCCGTCGCCGCCGTGTGCGCCGCCTCGGATGCGGCGCTCATCGCGCTGGGGGTCTCCGGGCTGGGGCTGGCCCTCACGGCGCTTCCCTGGCTCGTGGAGGTGATCCGGTGGGCTGGCGCGCTGTTCCTGCTGGGGTACGGACTCCTCGCCGCGCGCCGGGCGATCCGCCCGAGCGGTCACGCGCTCGCGCCCTCCCCCGAAACCGAGCCGGCTCCCGGGTCGGCCGGCCGCGCCGGCACCGCCGTGCGCAGCCGCCTGGCGCCCGTGCTGCTGACGTGCCTCGCCCTGACCTGGCTGAACCCGCACGTGTACCTGGACACCGTGTTCTTCCTGGGGCTCGTGGCCAGCGGTCATGGGGAGGCACGCTGGGTGTTCGCCGCAGGCGCGATGCTGGGCAGCATCCTGTGGTTCTTCGGGCTCGCCTTCGGCGCACGCTACCTCAGCCGGTGGCTCGCCACGCCACGGGCCTGGCGCATCCTCGACGCTATCATCGCGGTCGTCATGATCGCACTCGCCGTCAGCCTCGTGCTGGTGCCGTGA
- a CDS encoding acylphosphatase: MMRVHVIVRGEVQGVGYRYTARLEADARGVRGWVRNRRDGTVEAEVEGAPAAVEEMLGWMRQGPPGSRVDEVTTTETAPVGDASFEVHSTA; the protein is encoded by the coding sequence ATGATGCGCGTGCACGTGATCGTCCGAGGCGAGGTCCAGGGCGTCGGCTACCGCTACACCGCCCGCCTGGAGGCCGACGCCCGGGGCGTGCGCGGCTGGGTGCGCAACCGTCGCGACGGCACGGTGGAGGCCGAGGTGGAGGGCGCGCCCGCCGCCGTCGAGGAGATGCTGGGCTGGATGCGACAGGGGCCACCCGGATCGCGCGTCGACGAGGTGACGACGACCGAGACCGCGCCGGTGGGCGACGCCTCTTTCGAGGTGCACAGCACCGCCTGA
- a CDS encoding amino acid ABC transporter ATP-binding protein yields the protein MSHDEPAGGDPLAPPAAADDRVLLTVGGLEKNFGTNRVVDGVDFEVRRGEVVVLIGPSGSGKTTVLRCLNGLEIADAGRVAFDGGPAIDFGRRVSKADRRALRDRSAMVFQHHNLFPHRTVLQNVVEGPVHAHGVGRGEAVARAEALLARVGLGEKRNAYPFELSGGQQQRLGIVRALALQPDLLLFDEPTSALDPELVGEVLAVLKELAEEGWTMVIVTHELSFARKVADEVLFFDRGAIVERGTPGELFTRPQHERTRRFVDSILRPLED from the coding sequence ATGTCGCACGATGAGCCCGCCGGCGGCGATCCGCTGGCCCCGCCCGCCGCCGCCGATGATCGGGTGCTCCTCACCGTCGGCGGACTGGAGAAGAACTTCGGGACGAACCGCGTCGTCGACGGCGTCGACTTCGAGGTGCGCCGCGGAGAAGTGGTCGTCCTCATCGGCCCGAGCGGCTCGGGGAAGACCACCGTGCTGCGCTGTCTCAACGGGCTGGAGATCGCCGACGCCGGCCGGGTAGCCTTCGACGGCGGCCCGGCGATCGACTTCGGCCGGCGCGTGTCGAAGGCCGACCGGCGCGCCCTGCGCGACCGCTCCGCGATGGTCTTTCAGCACCACAACCTGTTCCCGCACCGCACGGTGCTGCAGAACGTCGTCGAGGGTCCCGTGCACGCCCACGGCGTTGGGCGAGGCGAGGCGGTGGCCCGCGCCGAGGCGCTGCTGGCGCGCGTGGGCCTGGGTGAGAAGCGCAACGCCTACCCCTTCGAGCTGTCCGGCGGCCAGCAGCAGCGCTTGGGCATCGTGCGTGCGCTCGCGCTGCAACCCGACCTGCTGCTCTTCGACGAGCCGACCAGCGCCCTGGACCCCGAGCTCGTGGGGGAGGTGCTGGCGGTGCTCAAAGAGCTCGCCGAGGAGGGGTGGACGATGGTGATCGTCACGCACGAGCTCTCCTTCGCGCGGAAGGTGGCCGACGAGGTGCTGTTCTTCGACCGCGGCGCCATCGTGGAGCGCGGGACGCCCGGCGAGCTGTTCACCCGCCCGCAGCACGAACGCACGAGGCGGTTCGTCGACAGCATCCTGCGGCCCCTGGAGGACTGA
- a CDS encoding amino acid ABC transporter permease, producing the protein MEEAWPLIVDSFWPLLLAGLTGTIPLALASFAIGLVLALGVALLRLARNPVLSGIARFYISVIRGTPLLVQLFVIFYGLPSVGVLIDPWPAAVIAFSLNVGGYAAEVIRAAILSVPKGQWEAAHTVGLSPTKTLTRIVLPQAARVSVPPLSNTFISLVKDTSLASLILVTELFRRAENIAAFTYEFMIIYLEAAFIYWVFCLVLATGQGAIERRLDRYVAR; encoded by the coding sequence ATGGAGGAGGCGTGGCCCCTCATCGTCGACTCGTTCTGGCCCCTCCTGCTAGCCGGGCTCACCGGGACGATCCCGCTGGCGCTGGCGTCCTTCGCGATCGGGCTGGTCCTCGCGCTCGGCGTCGCCCTGCTGCGCCTCGCCCGCAATCCCGTGCTGTCGGGCATCGCCCGCTTCTACATCTCGGTGATCCGGGGGACCCCGCTCCTGGTTCAGCTCTTCGTGATCTTCTACGGCCTGCCCTCGGTGGGCGTGCTGATCGACCCGTGGCCGGCGGCGGTCATCGCGTTCTCCCTCAACGTCGGTGGGTACGCCGCGGAGGTCATCCGCGCGGCGATCCTCTCGGTGCCGAAGGGTCAGTGGGAGGCCGCCCACACCGTGGGCCTGTCGCCGACGAAGACCCTCACCCGCATCGTGCTGCCGCAGGCGGCGCGCGTGTCCGTCCCGCCGCTGTCGAACACCTTCATCTCGCTGGTCAAAGACACTTCGCTGGCCTCGCTCATCCTGGTCACCGAGCTGTTCCGGCGCGCGGAGAACATCGCCGCGTTCACGTACGAGTTCATGATCATCTATCTCGAGGCGGCGTTCATCTACTGGGTGTTCTGCCTCGTGCTGGCCACGGGGCAGGGCGCGATCGAGAGGAGGCTCGACCGCTATGTCGCACGATGA